The following proteins come from a genomic window of Carassius auratus strain Wakin chromosome 18, ASM336829v1, whole genome shotgun sequence:
- the LOC113118645 gene encoding flavin reductase (NADPH)-like has product MSDAIKNVAIFGSTGMTGLATLPIAVAAGYSVTVLVRDAARLPPDHKASRVVVGDVLNKEDVKKTLEGQDAVIIILGTRSDLSPTTMMSEGTRNILEVMKARGIRKVIACMSAFLLWDRAKVPPRLVPVTEDHDRMYTVLKESGLDYVAVMPPHIAGDKPLTEKYTATENMLKGRVISKYDLGHFFVKCLSTSEWDGKTVGVCGEYS; this is encoded by the exons ATGTCTGATGCTATAAAGAATGTGGCAATATTCGGCAGCACGGGGATGACGGGGTTAGCGACCTTACCTATCGCCGTGGCCGCAg GTTACAGCGTGACTGTGCTGGTGAGAGACGCTGCAAGGCTTCCTCCAGACCACAAGGCCTCCAGAGTTGTGGTGGGAGACGTTCTGAACAAAGAGGATGTGAAGAAGACCCTGGAGGGTCAAGATGCGGTGATCATCATTCTGGGGACAAGAAGTGATCTCA GTCCCACGACGATGATGTCTGAGGGAACCCGGAACATTCTGGAGGTCATGAAAGCCCGTGGAATCCGTAAAGTTATTGCGTGCATGTCAG CGTTCCTCCTGTGGGATCGTGCCAAAGTTCCTCCTCGTCTGGTGCCGGTCACTGAAGATCATGACCGAATGTACACTGTCCTGAAGGAGTCAGGATTGGACTATGTAGCTGTCATGCCTCCACATATTGCTG GTGACAAACCTCTGACAGAAAAATACACCGCGACTGAGAACATGTTGAAAGGAAGAGTCATCTCCAAATATGACCTGGGCCATTTCTTCGTCAAGTGCCTTTCCACCTCTGAATGGGATGGAAAGACGGTTGGAGTTTGTGGAGAATATAGTTAA